From the genome of Lutzomyia longipalpis isolate SR_M1_2022 chromosome 2, ASM2433408v1, one region includes:
- the LOC129790774 gene encoding sugar transporter SWEET1, with the protein MDAISEFLQPYKGIVSAAAGICTVAQFFSGAFVCNDIRKAGSAEKFPFLPFIGGMVFSVLGLQYGVILRDETMIPVNLFGLALNIVYVCFFYLYTPPHLKNRIWGQMGIGGAFSAAVVAYVQWEDEDKVETRFGLILTALMVYMISAPLFDLGTIVRNKSVEGLPFPIIFSGTVVSFLWLLHGLIINNTIVVFQNLFFFVLSAFQLSLFAIYPSKPTQDAAKKAQ; encoded by the exons ATGGATGCTATATCCGAATTTCTGCAACCCTACAAGGGTATTGTGAGTGCGGCCGCTGGAATTTGTACGGTTGCGCAGTTCTTTAGTGGTGCTTTTGTCTGCAATGATATCCGGAAGGCGGGAAGTGCTGAGAAGTTCCCCTTTTTGCCCTTCATCGGTGGCATGGTCTT CTCTGTCCTTGGTCTCCAGTATGGCGTTATCCTGCGAGATGAGACGATGATTCCGGTGAATCTATTCGGTTTGGCCTTGAACATTGTCTACGTGTGCTTTTTCTACTTGTACACACCGCCCCACCTGAAGAATCGCATTTGGGGTCAAATGGGCATTGGTGGTGCCTTCTCAGCTGCTGTCGTTGCCTACGTCCAGTGGGAGGATGAAGACAAAGTCGAGACGAGATTTGGGCTCATTCTCACTGCCCTCATGGTGTACATGATTTCAGCACCACTCTTCGACTTGGGCACAATTGTCCGCAATAAGAGTGTCGAAGGATTACCCTTCCCCATAATCTTCTCCGGCACAGTTGTCTCCTTCCTGTGGCTCCTGCACGGGCTAATCATCAACAATACAATCGTCGTGTTCCAGAACCTCTTCTTCTTCGTCCTCAGCGCCTTCCAGCTCTCCCTCTTTGCCATTTATCCCTCCAAACCGACACAAGACGCCGCCAAGAAGGCACAGTAG
- the LOC129790776 gene encoding CKLF-like MARVEL transmembrane domain-containing protein 8, protein MSHSVTITRTTTTTSGSAILINTGYLKTFPGLLKLAQLILGAVVVGILAYYIKRYNYFGTISSGEIYYFTVAVAFLIGTFCLLLSCLISLSTGGIISKTIYELIYHTIAFLMYLIGAIVFLVEVVNKTSSYSTIYDWHLAAAIIGLIVACLYLFSAFLAQRSYRGI, encoded by the exons ATGTCGCACTCTGTAACAATAACAAGGACAACGACAACAACCAGTGGATCGGCCATCCTCATCAACACAGGATACTTGAAAACCTTCCCTGGCTTGCTAAAACTCGCTCAGTTG ATTCTGGGAGCAGTTGTCGTAGGAATCCTTGCATACTACATCAAGCGATACAACTACTTTGGTACCATTTCCTCCGGGGAGATCTACTACTTCACCGTAGCAGTAGCCTTTCTCATAGGTACCTTTTGCCTCCTGCTATCATGTCTAATATCCCTAAGTACCGGAGGAATAATCTCCAAGACGATCTAT GAACTCATCTACCACACGATCGCCTTCCTTATGTACCTCATTGGAGCAATTGTTTTCCTCGTAGAGGTTGTCAATAAGACATCATCGTACAGCACCATTTATGATTGGCACCTTGCAGCAGCGATAATTGGCCTTATTGTAGCCTGCCTCTACCTATTCAGTGCCTTCCTGGCTCAGCGATCCTACCGAGGAATCTAA
- the LOC129790773 gene encoding uncharacterized protein LOC129790773 isoform X1 — MAGFHDQLLTDVMSDCFRAFSLPVKVKPLHINDLWKQKLDDWGSAPGMPWKHYGYQTKADVIRDPNALKSIKQFWQLVMDGQDVNLPYCLGIARPHRIYRNRKRRPAMWGYPCTASFMEACFALPLIDAYYETSTPMAFRFSSNRGACQELFRRFHDCNNVVSLNYKSFYQSIPDWLIKLAFDVLATNINWHEFQGHNGQHNERLYRVWRKLIDYFIRAPTRFRNGTRYDRGKKGKGIGGGSYFAELIYTIVNFIVTQYCIRDQNLDIEDHLVLGDESLVATSGTVDLSHLVARAGRFNMIINIEGVQITNHINGVRFLGYDINRGSLNAPPDIQCVEYYSQRYNQPRQIY, encoded by the coding sequence ATGGCCGGATTTCACGATCAATTGCTGACGGACGTGATGTCGGACTGCTTCAGAGCTTTCAGTCTCCCAGTAAAGGTAAAGCCTCTCCATATTAATGATCTTTGGAAACAGAAACTCGATGATTGGGGATCAGCCCCGGGTATGCCATGGAAGCACTATGGGTATCAGACAAAAGCCGACGTTATTCGCGATCCGAATGCATTGAAGTCAATTAAGCAATTCTGGCAGTTGGTTATGGATGGGCAGGATGTTAACTTGCCGTACTGCCTTGGCATTGCACGTCCGCATCGGATTTACAGGAATCGCAAGCGTCGACCTGCAATGTGGGGATATCCGTGTACAGCCTCCTTCATGGAAGCCTGTTTTGCTCTACCACTCATTGATGCATACTACGAGACGAGCACACCGATGGCATTCAGATTCAGTTCAAACAGGGGAGCGTGTCAGGAGTTGTTCCGTCGCTTCCACGATTGCAACAACGTTGTGAGCCTAAACTACAAATCCTTCTACCAATCGATCCCAGATTGGTTGATCAAACTTGCCTTTGATGTGTTGGCAACAAACATAAATTGGCATGAGTTTCAGGGGCACAATGGGCAGCATAATGAGAGATTGTACAGGGTGTGGCGGAAGCTCATTGATTACTTCATTAGAGCTCCCACAAGATTTCGCAATGGCACGCGGTACGATAGGGGGAAGAAGGGCAAGGGCATAGGGGGTGGGAGCTATTTTGCCGAATTGATTTACACGATTGTCAATTTCATTGTTACGCAGTACTGCATTCGCGATCAGAATCTTGACATTGAAGATCATTTGGTGCTGGGTGATGAATCCCTCGTTGCAACAAGTGGAACTGTTGATCTCAGTCACTTGGTCGCAAGAGCCGGTAGATTCAATATGATCATAAACATTGAGGGGGTTCAGATCACAAATCACATCAATGGGGTGCGTTTCTTGGGGTATGACATTAATCGGGGAAGCCTCAATGCTCCTCCTGACATTCAGTGCGTTGAATACTACTCCCAACGATACAATCAACCGCGTCAGATTTACTAA